The following are encoded in a window of Labrus bergylta chromosome 16, fLabBer1.1, whole genome shotgun sequence genomic DNA:
- the gprc5ba gene encoding G protein-coupled receptor, class C, group 5, member Ba isoform X2, translating into MAFLPVLLLLLLSVTHRATSQDSEDSEALPRGCGWGLVRPYTLLCDLDSIWGVAVESVAAGGILTAIMLALVLLCRLHHIGEAEKRSAVGPILLLLLGVLGLFGLSFAYLIEQDESLCLLRRALWGLLFAVCFSCLLVQGVRLRRLGRERRSPGGCALTGLALGLSAVQGIIAAEWLLLTVLREGRAACQYLPMDFSLACSYVLALLLAALAAASLALCAKTRQWRCNAIWLLLTCLLSLLLWVAWVGFYLYGNDWLGRSPDWNDPALAIALVAQGWLLLIFHAIPESHICMRSPPQPNAPDYFDTSQNSTRMRETSFDEDIPLSHRQFVENQGYGYSDENAAGLRTGGGPVQHNSNTGARPSAPFRSNVYQPTEMTMILNGGAVPSAPPTYTGRQLW; encoded by the exons ATGGCGTTCCTGCcggtcctcctcctgctgctgctgtctgttaCTCATCGTGCTACCAGTCAAGACTCGGAGGACTCTGAAGCTCTCCCGAGAGGCTGCGGCTGGGGCCTCGTGCGTCCCTACACCCTACTCTGTGACCTGGACTCCATATGGGGTGTTGCTGTGGAGTCGGTGGCTGCCGGGGGGATTCTGACCGCCATCATGCTCGCCCTCGTCCTGCTGTGCCGTTTACACCACATCGGTGAGGCCGAGAAGCGTAGCGCCGTGGGACCCATCCTCCTGCTGCTACTGGGGGTCCTCGGCTTATTCGGCCTGAGCTTTGCCTACCTGATCGAGCAGGATGAGTCTCTGTGTTTGCTCCGCAGGGCCCTGTGGGGTCTCCTGTTTGCCGTCTGCTTTTCCTGCCTGCTGGTGCAGGGCGTCCGCCTGCGCCGGCTCGGCAGGGAGCGCCGCAGCCCCGGCGGCTGCGCCCTCACAGGCCTCGCGCTGGGTTTGAGCGCCGTGCAGGGCATCATCGCCGCCGAGTGGCTTCTTCTGACCGTGCTGAGGGAGGGCCGAGCTGCCTGTCAGTATCTGCCAATGGACTTCTCGCTAGCCTGCAGCTACGTGCTAGCCCTCCTACTCGCAGCACTGGCCGCTGCTTCTCTGGCCCTCTGTGCGAAGACACGACAGTGGCGCTGCAACGCCATCTGGCTGCTGTTGACCTGCCtgctgtcactgctgctgtgGGTGGCCTGGGTGGGCTTCTACCTGTATGGAAACGACTGGCTGGGGAGGTCCCCGGACTGGAACGACCCGGCACTGGCCATCGCTTTGGTGGCTCAGGGCTGGCTGCTGCTGATCTTCCACGCCATCCCTGAGTCCCACATCTGCATGAGATCCCCGCCACAGCCCAACGCCCCGGACTACTTCGACACTTCCCAGAACTCGACGCGGATGAGAGAAACCAGCTTCGATGAAGACATCCCTCTGTCTCACAGGCAGTTTGTGGAGAACCAGGGCTATGGATACAGTGACGAGAACGCTGCAG GCCTGAGGACTGGTGGTGGCCCCGTGCAACACAACAGCAACACCGGTGCGAGGCCCAGCGCTCCTTTCCGCAGCAACGTCTACCAGCCCACCGAGATGACCATGATCCTGAACGGGGGAGCG gttccctctgctcctcctacCTACACGGGGAGGCAGCTGTGGTGA
- the gprc5ba gene encoding G protein-coupled receptor, class C, group 5, member Ba isoform X1, which translates to MAFLPVLLLLLLSVTHRATSQDSEDSEALPRGCGWGLVRPYTLLCDLDSIWGVAVESVAAGGILTAIMLALVLLCRLHHIGEAEKRSAVGPILLLLLGVLGLFGLSFAYLIEQDESLCLLRRALWGLLFAVCFSCLLVQGVRLRRLGRERRSPGGCALTGLALGLSAVQGIIAAEWLLLTVLREGRAACQYLPMDFSLACSYVLALLLAALAAASLALCAKTRQWRCNAIWLLLTCLLSLLLWVAWVGFYLYGNDWLGRSPDWNDPALAIALVAQGWLLLIFHAIPESHICMRSPPQPNAPDYFDTSQNSTRMRETSFDEDIPLSHRQFVENQGYGYSDENAAGLRTGGGPVQHNSNTGARPSAPFRSNVYQPTEMTMILNGGAVSTSSQSQVPSAPPTYTGRQLW; encoded by the exons ATGGCGTTCCTGCcggtcctcctcctgctgctgctgtctgttaCTCATCGTGCTACCAGTCAAGACTCGGAGGACTCTGAAGCTCTCCCGAGAGGCTGCGGCTGGGGCCTCGTGCGTCCCTACACCCTACTCTGTGACCTGGACTCCATATGGGGTGTTGCTGTGGAGTCGGTGGCTGCCGGGGGGATTCTGACCGCCATCATGCTCGCCCTCGTCCTGCTGTGCCGTTTACACCACATCGGTGAGGCCGAGAAGCGTAGCGCCGTGGGACCCATCCTCCTGCTGCTACTGGGGGTCCTCGGCTTATTCGGCCTGAGCTTTGCCTACCTGATCGAGCAGGATGAGTCTCTGTGTTTGCTCCGCAGGGCCCTGTGGGGTCTCCTGTTTGCCGTCTGCTTTTCCTGCCTGCTGGTGCAGGGCGTCCGCCTGCGCCGGCTCGGCAGGGAGCGCCGCAGCCCCGGCGGCTGCGCCCTCACAGGCCTCGCGCTGGGTTTGAGCGCCGTGCAGGGCATCATCGCCGCCGAGTGGCTTCTTCTGACCGTGCTGAGGGAGGGCCGAGCTGCCTGTCAGTATCTGCCAATGGACTTCTCGCTAGCCTGCAGCTACGTGCTAGCCCTCCTACTCGCAGCACTGGCCGCTGCTTCTCTGGCCCTCTGTGCGAAGACACGACAGTGGCGCTGCAACGCCATCTGGCTGCTGTTGACCTGCCtgctgtcactgctgctgtgGGTGGCCTGGGTGGGCTTCTACCTGTATGGAAACGACTGGCTGGGGAGGTCCCCGGACTGGAACGACCCGGCACTGGCCATCGCTTTGGTGGCTCAGGGCTGGCTGCTGCTGATCTTCCACGCCATCCCTGAGTCCCACATCTGCATGAGATCCCCGCCACAGCCCAACGCCCCGGACTACTTCGACACTTCCCAGAACTCGACGCGGATGAGAGAAACCAGCTTCGATGAAGACATCCCTCTGTCTCACAGGCAGTTTGTGGAGAACCAGGGCTATGGATACAGTGACGAGAACGCTGCAG GCCTGAGGACTGGTGGTGGCCCCGTGCAACACAACAGCAACACCGGTGCGAGGCCCAGCGCTCCTTTCCGCAGCAACGTCTACCAGCCCACCGAGATGACCATGATCCTGAACGGGGGAGCGGTGAGTACATCCTCCCAGTCACAG gttccctctgctcctcctacCTACACGGGGAGGCAGCTGTGGTGA